In Salvelinus alpinus chromosome 30, SLU_Salpinus.1, whole genome shotgun sequence, a single genomic region encodes these proteins:
- the LOC139560297 gene encoding pyroglutamyl-peptidase 1-like, with translation MATKRTVIVTGFEPFGDHTVNASWICVQELERLGLGQSVDLYVCEVPVEYQAVQSLLPSLWKQHQPQLVVHVGVSGIATTVTLEKCGHNHGYKRVDNCSFCPDSQCCMDGGPDCINSVIDMDLVCKRVNSSRLGVAVAVSKDAGRYLCDYTYYTSLYLGKGRSAFVHVPPLEKPYSAQDLGRALQAIVGEMLELVGQSEDDDHDHHHCSHHQHAH, from the exons ATGGCGACTAAAAGGACGGTAATAGTGACAG GGTTTGAACCTTTTGGCGATCACACCGTGAATGCTAGCTGGA TCTGTGTACAGGAACTGGAGCGGTTGGGCTTGGGTCAGAGTGTGGACCTATATGTCTGTGAGGTGCCAGTGGAGTACCAGGCAGTTCAGAGTCTACTGCCATCTCTATGGAAACAGCATCAGCCACAG TTGGTGGTCCATGTCGGGGTCTCTGGGATAGCCACCACAGTCACCCTGGAGAAATGTGGCCACAACCATGGCTACAAGCGGGTGGACAACTGCAGCTTCTGTCCAGACTCTCAGTGTTGCATGGACGGTGGTCCTGACTGCATCAATTCAGTCATAGACATGGACCTGGTCTGCAAGAGGGTCAACTCCTCAAGGCTTGGCGTGGCAGTGGCAGTATCAAAGGATGCAGGCCG ATACCTGTGTGACTACACCTACTACACGTCGCTGTATCTGGGGAAGGGCAGGTCAGCGTTTGTGCACGTTCCTCCACTAGAGAAGCCCTACAGTGCCCAGGACCTAGGCAGAGCCTTGCAGGCCATAGTGGGGGAGATGCTGGAGCTTGTGGGTCAATCTGAGGATGATGACCATGACCACCACCACTGCAGCCACCATCAGCATGCTCACTAA